The Eriocheir sinensis breed Jianghai 21 unplaced genomic scaffold, ASM2467909v1 Scaffold1032, whole genome shotgun sequence genome includes the window ataaggaaaggaaaacaaagcaaacTGAGGATATGAATAAGAGTTTGGGTACATggatgaagcaggaagagaaataaataatgaaaaaatttgAGAGGGGAAACAAAGCAATAAGGATGTGCGTGAGAAATATACATGGGAaacaagggaataaggaaaggaaaacaaagcaaacTGAGGATATGCATAAGAGTTTGGGTATATggatgaagcaggaagagaaataaataatgaaaaaatttgagaggggaaataaagaaataaggatgTGCTTGAGAAATAAAGATGGGAaacaagggaataaggaaagagaaacaaagaaaactgaGAATATAGATAAGAGTTTGGGTACATGgatgaaacaggaagagaaataaataatgaaaaaatttgAGAGGGGAAACAAAGCAATAAGGATGTGCGTGAGAAATAAAGATGGGAaacaagggaataaggaaaggaaaacaaagcaaacTGAGGATATGCATAAGAGTTTGGGTACATGGATGAAGCTGCAAGAGAaataagtaatgaaaaaaagggaaataaagtaacaatgaaaaataaagtaaCATAGAAGGGGAAATAAGAGTAATAAACatatggatggaaaggaaaggaaaatatagagggGGAAATACAGCAAGGAGGATGTGAATGCAGTTATGATTAAGGGGCAGTTGAAGAGTTGGCACATACAAGACAACGAATGAACCAAAAAAGTAAaacgaataaagaaaagaggcaaGGGAATGAATACGTTGCAGAGATAGAGATAAAACACTTTAGAAAGCCATATTCAAACTCTGCCCAACTTGacattaacccggtaccagcgacgggccaaatttgtggctttaccgtgtaccagcgacgggccaaatttgtgccatgatataaaccccccaaaacagatgatacataaactgatcacaaatgctttgatatatattatggaatggtttgtgggaataatgatttatttttatttttcttgcttagagggaccattgaaaaacatgatccctgctgctactgggttaattttcATATATCTGAGGTTCCCAAAAGTTAGATTGATGAGAATATATGTATTTCTAAATAGTATCAGTTTCACAGACCACAGATAATCTCATGAAGTAAAGATATTTTAACGGACGGTGAGTGTCTACTACCTCTATTAAATATATGGAACAACTTGCACATCAATATCACATCTATGTATCTGTATATCTGAGCTGCTATAACATGCTGCCAGTCTGTTACCTTGAGGCACAGATCTGATATATGACTAGAATGATGACTTCCCTGGACCAAACACACACAAGGATCACCTCCATGAACAAGACACCTGCTAGCTAACCAAAGTATCAATTTATAAGATGTTGGTGCTTCTCCTGCTCTGCCATCTTTTGATAAGTCGCCAATATATAGAGAACTGATCACTTTTACTTTCACTGTACAGAGAGGTCATCACAGGCCCTGTCAGTATAGCCATGGaagtcacctctctctccctctcagcacataCATGGCAAGGGAACATTACTCAAGGACTAATTGGTCACCCGTGGAGTCATCGTTTTCTATGTAGTTTTCCTCAGCCAGCTGCCTGAAGTGGGCCGAGTTCTTGAAGACCGAGTAGAGGGTGAAGAGGACATGCAAGGACTGCACCCGACTCTTGTACACAGGGATGTCCATCACGGCTGTAACACAGAAAGCCACTAGTTTCATGGACAACTCAAAATATACATCATCCTGCAGAATCAAATGACACAGGAATTTTCttctatctgtatttcctccttctgaaattgacctccctttctaGCCACTCAATCAATTTTCTTTTGAGGGAGCAGCATTTAGCAggctctttgttttttgtttatgttcttgagcttccttccctttttcccttcctttgatgtaaaaaaatagaatGCATGCCTCCATCTTCTTCTGCATGTCGTGAGAGGTGACTAAAAGGGATGTATCAGTTAATTAACAGGATCATCCACTATTTGTAAACTAGAAGTTGGGGGCTGCCTGTTTGTAGGGCTGCCCAAACTATTCAGTCCAacaagccctctgcccatccatgtctgacTTGAGGCAACCATTTGTTGTTCTGATAGTGCTGACCTAAGAGGGAGGCTTGGAACAGAGTTTCTTCAGGGCTTGGTGAGCAGGTATCATTAGCACTGAAATgtcccttaacccagtagcagcgacaggccaaatttgtggatttaccgtgtagcagcgacggcccaaacttgtgccatgatttaaacccaaaaaaatagatgatacataatctgatcacaaatgctttgatatatattatgaaatggtttgtgtgaggggtgattttttctcatttttctcgcttggagggaccattaaaaaatatgatccccgctgctatcgggttaacaTCCTTTTCAGAGTCCTAACATCCTTCAAGAAGCCAACATCCAACAAAGGCTCTTAGAGAGTTGAAGCCTGAAAACTTACCACAAATGATGTCCACATAGTCTGAGAGCTCCACTTCCAGGGCTGCCGTGGGGAGGTTGACTTCCTTGAGCAGCTCCTCCACCTCCCCGGGCCACTCCTGCATCAGGGTGTCGATGTCTGGCATGCGTCTGCAATGAGAGGAACCCGTCACCAACAGCTCCCCGTTATTTTATATCTCCACTCATACCGTCAGTACAATATGGGGATGTATATCTATCATAAAAGCATTGCAAGCAAGGGTATCTCTGAAACTTGGTACTTTACACAGAATAAAAGACTACATGTAATGTGATCACAACAAACTTAACCAAGTGTGAGTCTATTCTAACAAGGTAACAACACTGCCGTCTTGCTGCTGAGGTGTGGCAGCCTTGGCACGGCCCCCCTCAGAGACACTAACTTGTTGTAGTGGACGGTGGGCGGAGGTTTGCTTCGGTGTAGCTCACTGATGTCCCGCACCCACTTCTCTATCACCTTGCCATTCTTCTCGGCGTTCTCCACTGTTTTGACAGACTGAAATAAGATGGAAGGAGTGTGTATTTCTAAGATGTAAGCATCAAATATCTCTCCTGGGCAAAAGGTGGGTTAAGGCCATGTCTTTGTAGAGTGCCCTAAACTGGTTAAGATGAAAACTGAAGGATTAGACTTATTTGAAAGAATACTGGAAGCAAATACATCATATGGCTTTAATGAAAACCAAAACACGATCTCACATACATAAAAGAttacaagaggtttacgaggcatgtattatcaatattattgATGAATATGAGAACTGAATGCCTCTCCCTACTACATAACCCCCTCACCATAGACTTAGCAGTGGTGTGCTTGGCGAGGGCCCTCAGCTGCAGGTCCAGCACCGTGGCATCACTCTGCCGGGCGCTGGGTTCGTCCAGGACCTCCAGGCCCACCATGGAGGGCTTACCGTCAGGGGGCGGGATCTGCCCATAAGgtcagggaagaggaaaggaaataacttCTCAGTTTCACTTGATTCCTTTCagtattattattctcctttggAACACATTGAAATTACCTGAACTAAAAACTGGTTTACCAAAACGATAGTAGATGAAAAAACAGAACAAGCAGTGGTGTAGTTAATGTAGATACAATAGAAAGTTTCAGATGGATTTACAGATGAGGAGGGCAGATGGTTAACTGTTGGTTCTAAGGAGCTGACATATGTGGCAGCTATAGCTTCTTGTGATTTAATTATACCCTTTTGTATCCTCCTGTACTCTGGGGAACCAAACTGTTTTGGCTTACAGTCATGATACAGTGACTACTCAGCAGTAACAATCTGCCTGAACTCTTGAAATGCACCTAATTCCTTACTCCTACGTGAATCCTTCCTACCATGAAGACAATCCACCTACAATTCCCTAAAGCCTCCATACTACATGGACAACTAAGAGATTCAGAGTGTACAAGGCATATTAACTGAGATGATTACAACATCTCGCCCACCTTTATGAAGGCATCAATGTCCCCCACGGCTGGAATATAGTCCGGGATGTAGGGACGCAGGCGGTGCTCCAGCTCAATGGCCTGCGGTGTGTAGCGTGTGATGTACGAGAACAGCTCCGATATCTCCGGGCTGACGCTCAGGTGTTCATAGTCTGCTGGGTCATAGGCCCTGCCGAGGATACAGTGGGTTGGGCTTCAGGCATGAGTGATATGAATAACTACTTTGCCTTCATCCAAACATACTACCTCCTCTCTTTTTATGCTttgcttcatttcctcctcaGCCTTTCACAGATGCATACCAAACTATAATCTTACTTTGCCTCTATGCATTTCAGTGTTTCTGCTTCACACCTTCCCACGATACTCACCCTTCAGGGGCCGGGGCCTggccatcctcttcctcatcgtcatcgtcatcctcgtCCCCGCTCCCGTTGGGCACACTACTGGCAGGGTGAGCAAGGGGCATGGGCTGTCCAGGGCCTCCCATTACCCCTATGTCACTCAAGCCCTGAAATAGTGCCACCTTTATTAATATTTATAATTTTCAAAGGCTTAATGAAATATTTTGTATCAGTGTTAGAGATTTTGCAACGAATACATACTTGCTGTTCAAAGTGAAAAGTAAGGATTTTATAAATTAGTAAACATGTCAACACCCATGAAGCAGAGGAATGTGTATGTACACGGTCACACTCATGATCAAAGCAAAGGTAAACGGCTGCATGACAATAAAATGCATCTGACAAGTCACGTCCAGAGCTGACAGCAcgcaagacaaaagaagaaagcaatTAGAATACTGAGATCGCATACTAACTAACCTAAGTTTTCTTTTACTGAACATCATCCCAATCTACAAATCAAACCCTCTATTTACCTTTGTATTTACACACTGTCAATACTCTTACTGCTTTTTAGTATTTCCTGATTTTGGTTCATTTAGGTCTGTGTACACTCATGCTCCTAAGTGTGCAATGACAAACCTCACTAACATTACACTTATTCATAGTCTTTAATCATACAGAACTAACTTTTTAAGATACAGTTGGGAAGGCATAGAATGCAAAACAGAGACAATGGATGTGATCACACTCCTCAGAGTCAACAACTCCCACAACAACTTTTATATTTTGATTTCACTTTGATTCCTTTAAATTTTAATTCAGTTTAGCTCTTTGGCCTTGGTGGTCCTTCTACATAAAGAGTCATGATCACAGACGTGTTCTCTCGACACTCAGAGAGGTTAACCCAAAGCTCCTTCAGTGCGCCTTACTCCTAGGGCAGACGCTGTTGGTGCACTCATATCCAGGCCACCGCCGGGCAGGCTCCATGGGCACTGGCAGCAAGGCATTTATTTCTATCACTTTGTTTACTCTATAGTCAATATGAAGATCCTCCCTCATCCACTCACACTCTGCCAGTCCTCATGAAGCCCATCAGGTGTGTGCCCCAAGTGTGGAAGAAAGTAACTGTATAGTCTGCATTGCACTGGCATGATTACATTTTTTGTCTGTGCCAAGTATTCACATTAACTTCTCAGCCTTAACTTCAAACTTCAGcagatttgtatgtgtgtgcactGACAGAAAACATTAACAGAGGCAAAAGTTTTGTTCCACACGGCAGACAAGTGAAAAAGATGAAGCTCTACATTCAAGGCTGTGAGGATGGGACTGGTGGGCCTTACAGTGGTTTCTCCCATGTTGTCCTCATCTGTATCATCATCGCCTTGGGACCTCCCCATGTGGTAGTGTGGATGATcctggtggtggggggaggagggggcaaggtggggaggaggaggggcatgggACGGGCCAGGCTGAAAgtcatcattttcatcctcttgAAGACCATCCATGTTCCCTTCTacctcctcaacctcttcccataactccccaccatcaccagcatcatcgcctcccccaccatctccaccatcaccaccatcactagcgGTGGGGGGGTCCAAAGGCCCCTCCGGAAGGGCTTCACCGCCCTGTGGTCACAGCGCGCCGGTGGGTCAGAAGAGCCTTTGTTAGCAAGGCTCATTTACACAAACTTACCAGAGCAGCTTTACATGACTTACAAACTTAAGTATACTGGAAATTAAGTCCAACCTCATTAAGTGAATCAAATCAATTATCTACATCACAGCAAACCACACAACATTACATTACAGATGGCAAACCTTCTACACAAAAGGCAGACTATCATGAGGTTAAAAAATGGCATGATCTTGGCCCTAATGTGTAAGCAAAGTGGCACAGAAATAGAGAAGAATTTACATCTTAGAGAATTTAAAGT containing:
- the LOC126989055 gene encoding intraflagellar transport protein 46 homolog isoform X3; this translates as MSLGASSAAAAPPESCDYDEVTEISTTETSEGSQSHLQVPRPENTATPPPPQHPEDPPPQSRTAKPESTQPPPSAAAAAAMTTAEEEEFEPKVEDKGLSDIGVMGGPGQPMPLAHPASSVPNGSGDEDDDDDEEEDGQAPAPEGAYDPADYEHLSVSPEISELFSYITRYTPQAIELEHRLRPYIPDYIPAVGDIDAFIKIPPPDGKPSMVGLEVLDEPSARQSDATVLDLQLRALAKHTTAKSMSVKTVENAEKNGKVIEKWVRDISELHRSKPPPTVHYNKRMPDIDTLMQEWPGEVEELLKEVNLPTAALEVELSDYVDIICAVMDIPVYKSRVQSLHVLFTLYSVFKNSAHFRQLAEENYIENDDSTGDQLVLE
- the LOC126989055 gene encoding intraflagellar transport protein 46 homolog isoform X2; this encodes MTTAEEEEFEPKVEDKGGEALPEGPLDPPTASDGGDGGDGGGGDDAGDGGELWEEVEEVEGNMDGLQEDENDDFQPGPSHAPPPPHLAPSSPHHQDHPHYHMGRSQGDDDTDEDNMGETTGLSDIGVMGGPGQPMPLAHPASSVPNGSGDEDDDDDEEEDGQAPAPEGAYDPADYEHLSVSPEISELFSYITRYTPQAIELEHRLRPYIPDYIPAVGDIDAFIKIPPPDGKPSMVGLEVLDEPSARQSDATVLDLQLRALAKHTTAKSMSVKTVENAEKNGKVIEKWVRDISELHRSKPPPTVHYNKRMPDIDTLMQEWPGEVEELLKEVNLPTAALEVELSDYVDIICAVMDIPVYKSRVQSLHVLFTLYSVFKNSAHFRQLAEENYIENDDSTGDQLVLE
- the LOC126989055 gene encoding intraflagellar transport protein 46 homolog isoform X1 gives rise to the protein MSLGASSAAAAPPESCDYDEVTEISTTETSEGSQSHLQVPRPENTATPPPPQHPEDPPPQSRTAKPESTQPPPSAAAAAAMTTAEEEEFEPKVEDKGGEALPEGPLDPPTASDGGDGGDGGGGDDAGDGGELWEEVEEVEGNMDGLQEDENDDFQPGPSHAPPPPHLAPSSPHHQDHPHYHMGRSQGDDDTDEDNMGETTGLSDIGVMGGPGQPMPLAHPASSVPNGSGDEDDDDDEEEDGQAPAPEGAYDPADYEHLSVSPEISELFSYITRYTPQAIELEHRLRPYIPDYIPAVGDIDAFIKIPPPDGKPSMVGLEVLDEPSARQSDATVLDLQLRALAKHTTAKSMSVKTVENAEKNGKVIEKWVRDISELHRSKPPPTVHYNKRMPDIDTLMQEWPGEVEELLKEVNLPTAALEVELSDYVDIICAVMDIPVYKSRVQSLHVLFTLYSVFKNSAHFRQLAEENYIENDDSTGDQLVLE